AATTTAAGAATATGTAAACACATTGCAGCATGATAACTACATTCACTCAGGTTCAAGTGCATTCTTACCCAAACATCAGTAacataaaaaaactataaaaaaaactcattcacACAACGATGTTAGTTTTCAGATACTTATAATGTTGAGGACAATGCATGCTGTTGAGTGTCTGATCGTGTAAGTTGCTCATAAATGTCACTTTTGTGTGGCAAAACCAAATTATgattaaacattgaagaaaaTGTGACACTTTCATTGTTTGCCCCGTAGAATTAAAAGCATTGGTAGTGCTGTACTATTCTCAACAAAAGCAACTATTtggaacacagaaaaaaaaatcaccaatatgGTGTTTGTCAATTTGCCGACAGTTCTCCTTTCCTACGTCAGTACATGAAAACTCTTTCGTCATCGCTAGAGATATCAACATGGttgtcatcatcaccatcatcactgTTAATATGATGACGCTTTGTGATGTTAACATCTACTCAACTCATTCAGTTGATTAGGCAGAGACTGGCTCTTTTTGGCATAAAACACAAATCTGCTGTGTTTGCCACTAGAGTCCATGCACAGATCAGACAGCTCTTCAGTCTCTCATGTCTTGTAGATAAGTTGCTGTAATTGTTCTTCTGCCTACTGAAGTCTTATGAAGTCTTAAATTTTGGTGAGAAAAGGCGAGAACCAGACGTCCTTATTTGCAGGTGTGCACGTCGTAGACTCTCACACACTCCTGACAACTGACGTAGCAGCACCAGTGGAAAATACAGTGACActtctcctttctcttctcAGTCCTGGTGTTGTGGCCTCTGCCGCAGCAGAGGAGGTCACACCCGTCTATGCCATGGGATGTCAGGTTGCAGATGCGATCACGGGTACCAAAGGAGCCGGTCTCGGGATTGGGGTCACAGAAATTGGGTGAGCTTTCATAGTAAACCAGGTCGCGCTCTGTGGGGGGTTTGAAGTAGTTGTACTTGGGTCTCAGGGTCTCCACCCATCCGCGGGACTCCTTATGTTTCTCTACCACCATCTCTGATGCGCTGTCATACTTATCCTTCATGTAGTCGCCAATAACTCGGAAGTCAGGCTGAGACCACCAGCATGTCTTGACCTCGCAGCTGCCTGACAGCCCATGGCACTTACACTTCAGGAACATGTTGTCGTTAAGGGACTAAGGATAACAAAATCTATGTGTTAATCAAACATCTGAAAGTAGAAAAACTGCTACAACACAATCCGCAAAAAGAGCTTCTTAAGAAAACTCACCATTCTTCCTGCCTCATTGTTTTGGCGGTTCATGGCTGAACGTGCATCAGGGCGATTCTCTCTCGCATCAGCAAACTCCCGGGACACCATGCTCCCAAACTCTACATCCTCGCTGCAGCCACCCCACTTCCATCCCTCACCAGGGGGGCCCTTGTGGCGTGTGTCACATCCGCAGATGGTTGCTGAACCCTCAGCGCAGGCACGGGTCACTGCAAATGCCACTCCCGCTGAGGCAATAGCATGGACAAATGCTGACTCTCGAGTGGCTGGAAAGAGAAGTTCAGAAATCTGTAAGACATAGAGCATTGGAAAAATACTCGGAGGCAACATCCTGCAGAGTAAGAAATAAATtcctaatgattattttcaggaTTAAATAGAAATGTTGTCCTATAATTGCTAGAGAATGTAGGTCACCACCTGATTATATGGATATCTGCTTGTTTTTGGTCTTGTATGATTGCATAAGCAAATGTTTCTTAACCCAAGccaacaacaacaccaaaaaAACTCTACATACTGTAGAGTCCATTACTTTTGTTGCCTTCATGTGTTTAGGTTTTATCTACCAAGGTGTACTAGAGTGTGTGTTCATTCAGCTCAGACATCAATCGTCCTGTCTCTGAATAAGGCCAGCAAGGCCTCAGTGCCTCTGTCTGACATAGCTAACTGATGACTCAGAGGGATCAGGATCTTCCAGAGAGATGAGAGGAAGAGACGGGCCTGACAGGCCTATAATTAAGAGACTTAATTAAGCTTTTGAAAGGTTAGGAAACAAATCATAGACACAACAATAAGATGAGACTGTAGTGTCCAGAAATGCAATCCCAAACAACATTTTACAGTTATAGAagggaagaagattttttttttttttttttttcagtattccCTGCTTTAACAAAATCTTTATGGCAGGACTTTTGCCTTGAATATATGTAATTGTATGGTCTTGCACAATCacaagaaaagagacagagagaacaaGATAAAGAAAGTGGAAACACCAGGTGTACAtataaaaatgaacaaacagagagtgAAGAAATCGACAGAGATTAAAGATCAATAGTGAAattttgtgattgtgtgtgtgcatgtgtgtgtggtagataGATAAAGACGCAGTCCATGCTTCTGTCTAAAGAAGAAGAATgacaaggaaagaaagaaaagaaataagggAGGAGTATAAAGCTAAAGGGAGTAGGAGCTCCTCCCTTACAGCAGGTTCCAACCAGTTTAAGGACTAAAGGGCATTTGAAACAATGATGCAAGAGAAAAGGCATACTGGCATCCTCACCACCCACTTCATATTGCTATTGTGTACCCACAAGGTTACTAATGTTCACGATACATCTGAACTTCTGCTCTCCTTCCTAGAGTCACGCTTACTGCATCCATCACAGATTATTTCTTGGATATAGTATTATTTTCTTTGCAATCAAGATAGCAAAGGGCTGTAAGATGTCTAAAGTGATTAATTATATATCACCATGTATTCTCTAAAACCAACAAAGTATGAGCttcatgttttaaatttttcGAGCTACAAGtgaattaaaatgtatgtatgtggtgTTTATCCTACATCTTAAATGTCAAGGTATTCATAAAATGAATTGCATTTACGGATAATAAGGATGATAAGGAATTCTGTATCATCAGCATAgaaatataatttaatttagtgCGTCACAAAATGTTTGtcattatttataaaaagtgGGAAGATATATTGACCTTAAATGGGACACTGGGTAACTCGTTTGAAACGTGACCTTATGGGTGACTGGCTATAATGCTTTGGAGCATAAAGGGGTGGAGGAGTTCAAAtgggagaggaaaagaggattATCTTGGGTTAAAATGAGCAAAAGAGAAGGACCGGGGCAAATTTATTATgtccttatgtgtgtgtgtgtgtgtgtgtgtgtgtgtgtgtgtgtgtcggtgggtGGATCAGctaaggagaaaaacaaataaagtagGTCTCTTAGGGCCACCACACTCTAATAAAGTgccttgatttccaaagaaaTACAGGGAATATGCAGAAACCTTTTCcaataagatagatagatagatagatagatagatagtcttTATTGTCCACTGAAAAATTTTGTTTTCAAAGTCTGAACAGGGCCtcacaaatatacatacatacacacagtaaacaTAGACACCTTCACCCCAAACACCCTCCAGTCCCTTGTGCACAGCATACACAACAAGCTGCAACCCTATACTTTTTAGTTGatgaaatatgttgtttttattctaaCCACTCACTAAAAACATTTAACACGTGCAAATACAGAACAATGCCCATTAGGTTCTCAATTGGGAGCTGAACGACAGCTCCCGCTTTAAAAAGGCACAGCAGAGAATGTACTTCTTACGGCAGCTGAAGAAGTttaacctgccaaagacaatgatggtgcacttcaaCTCTGCCATCATTGCGtccatcctctcctccttcatcaccatctggtatgcTGTTGCCACcaccaaggacaagggcagactgcagcataTTGCCTGCCATATCACTGCCTCCCAACCCTGACACAAACGTTTTGatacactcccctctggcaggaggctggtCTATCAGAACCAAAACCTCATGCCAcaaaacagtttcttcccctcAGCAGTCAGCCTCATTAACGAGGCCTGGGATCCCTCTTAAACCCCACCCCTAGTTACTACATGTTACGTTAACGACCATCCTGGACTATAACCTGTCCACTGCACAACATATACTAAACTTTTGCACATCCCTCAACATCTCTGCGCATCCTGCACTAAACCATACAGCCTTCTTTTCCCATTGTTAAGcagttatattgtacatatttgtttattcatgttattgtttctttaaaatgtcttgtttatttccttgactctgattctgattctggtgGTTTATGAGGAGAGTATAGTCTCTATACACCTTAACACTACATTGTGAACCTGGTGCCATTTCCAAGGCATATTTTTACCCTGGTGTGTGGTTGAAGCATTTGCACTTTGTATCAAAAAGTCAACAGAAGTTATACAAATGATCAAATTTTGAAATATTATTGAGAATGTCTATGTATCATACTTGGTATTTCATATGACAGGGGCTATATACACCTGTAATAACATTTACTTTACCTGGAAACACCAGCTCTTACATTAGTTGCTCTGCTTTACTTGATTTTACGACCAATTTATGGTATTTTAGGACCCTCTTATTCAGACAATGCTCCTCCACCAAACTTTGCCAGACCCTGGCAGACCAAGTGGTCCCTGCAACCTGCTGGGGGGTTGAATCCCCTATTGTGCTGCCACTGTCACGCTGTGTTAGTCCCACAATGGCCCCAGATATTTTATATGAAATTTGCCCTGGCCAGTGATTAGTGGGGACCAAGTTAAGTCATAGCAACAGAGAACTATGCATTGGCTGAACCCCGCTTGTCGGCAGACGGGGAAATCCCTATTCAAATGGTTTAATAAAACAATCTAAAGGGCGTGTGAATTGGGAAAAGCACTTTTTCTTCTGCTTAATCTCATGGTTGCGAAGATATTGTGCTCTGAGCAGTGCTCAGCAGGGAGTGGGGCTAAGGTCCCCCCATCAACTCCATTTACCACaccccttctttctttcttgcccAGAGTTAATGATATACTGGTGTGCTAGTTTCCCTCCCCCAGCATGGAGAGACTTACATCTCATGAGAAGCATAGACCTCTTAGCTCATCCTAAATAGTTACACCTTCTCATCCTCAGGTCATAGGTCGTAACCTACATCCCCTGACCTTTCCCCAGTTAGTTTAGTTGAGACTTAATGATTTAGGTTAATTTGTTAGGTGGATTTCCTGGTATTCAGACTTTGCAGAGGCAGAGGTACTTACAGGGAATGGTTAGATAAGTCAGTATTGAACTTTGCAATCCATTCCAAATGCTATATATATTACGTAATAGGAGTGTCCTGTAAACCTTATGTGCATTTAATGGTTTGAAGTAGAATAGTGACGGCGCATGTCTATATACCTGTGTGGGTGGTAACACCTGCACAATTGTGACTGTCCGCTTTTCGTAGCAAAGTTGCCCTCACTCATTTTATCATATGACTCATAAACTGGAGCCTGATTATAGCCATATAGTTGGTAGGTGTTctgtaaatacaaataatgCAGAAATGGCGCTGGAATCAGTTCCGCAGACTAAGAACACCTGCGCAGCTCTCTATTACCTTTCATCACAGGCAGATTCCAGCAGTGCATGTTTTGACACTTTAGTTAATGTAAATTAATGATTGCTGACGCAGACATAGCCTAGAGGTAGGGCTTGTGATTTGGGGtgtggagtgagagagaaacataGAGAGACAATCAGGCCATgtgaaggggagagagagagagagagagagagcatgcacATAGAAGAAGTATGTAAGTATTTTAAAGGCAGGAGAAACTTAACTCTTTTATGTTTTGGTGCATGAGGTTGAGTATGCGTGACAGTCTGTATTTAAATagatgagtgtttgtgtgtggtcaaGCCAATGTATGGTCCCAATTTGTATTAGCAGTTTATGCATACATATTTGGCAGTTTGCATAAGTGACCAAAGCATTTTTCCACAAGTAGAAAGTTTTCCATTGTATTAAACTGTAGTCTCAACTCAATTCGCAGAATACCTTCTTTCCTTAATGGTACATGTCATTCATTCTTCTAGTACTTATCCAGTTTTTAATCCACCTCTGTAAAACAAACCTCTAATGTTCTCGGAGAAGGTGAGGAGGACATGGGCAGTGATGGACTAACTGATAGGAACTAAGCCCCTGAAGCCTATAAAGGCACCTACTCTTCCTTTCAGCTTTGGCCCCCAAAAAGGCAGGAGGAAACCGACACACAACAGTCTGattcacagacaaacagacaccaGTGAGGACAATGGCCCTGTTGCACAGACAAACACCAGCATCAATCAAATCCAATGAAATGGAAGCCCTCTCCTACTAAGCCCTATCAAAGGCCTGTGAGCCCGAGTCACTCTCATTGGCCTCTGACAAAGGCACTTAATCCAGCCACTTTGACCTCTCACATTATTAAGGGCCTCAGTGACCTTAATCCAATCAAAATGATTTACTAAAGCCCAGTAGCTGCCTCCTCTTTCCACTCAGTACCCCTGCAATTTAGGCCTGGGAGGGAAGGCAATGGTAGAGTTATGGTGGCATTTTGCACCACAATAGGGCTCAGATGAGAACCCCTATCGTTAGCCACCTACTTGAGCTCAAGCCTCTTCTATTAACTGGCTCAGGAGTTTATAAAAAGCAATTGCCCTACGTAACCTCCAACCCTCTGTGTTTCCATCAATTTTCTGTAAATTATGTGACAGGTTTAGATCCCGACCCTCCCTATGCTTAGCGCTCATTCTTAATTTCTGAGCCTGTAACTCATTTTAAGGTTAGCAAGACGCAGCACAGACGGAAAAAAGAAAACCCAGAAAAGAGCATATTGGGACACCATATAAGAAGCATCTGCTCTACTCACTGAAGGCATCAAAGGAATACTTGGACATTTTTCAGAAATGCGCTCATTCgttttcttgccgagagttagatgagaagatcgataccataCAATAACATCTGtccattaaatatgaagctacagccagtagCCGGTtaacttagcacaaagactggaaacaaggtgGAAACAGCTAGGCTGGCTCTGCTTGGAGGTAAAAAAATCGACCACCAGCACAGTGGGGATTTCTGCAGCCTGAGCACATATGTAGACCAAAATTGACATACACTTGAAAGTCTTAATACATCATCACAGAATTTAAtggaaaaatgcattttgaaatACTCCATAACTCAGTTTACAGTGTTGTGCAAGGCAATTCAGAGGATTGTACAGAAGAACAATCACAGGGGATTCCCTCCTAAAGAAAACTCCAACAAGACAGAACTCACTCGTCTCTATTGTGTACATCATTTCATGCATACAGGCTGCTCAGAGCTTGTTCAGTCTACAGTCTATTTAAACAAGGATTTGAATGAGCGTAATGAATGATGCATGCAGGGAGTGCAGCTTTTCTAATGCAAATATAAGACGGAGAGAATATAGAATTGTTAATGGAAGAGTTAATCAGCATAGCGATACAATAAgtcactttcatttttttttcagtcttcagTCTTTAAGTCTTTTTGCAGGTGGTTTAAAGAATTAAGAACTTCTAAGAACTTAACTAGAGACATATAAACATAATTTGAGGGTGGTAGGGTCAGACAGCATCaccaaagtaaaagtatttttggTGTGATGTTACATGCAGTGACTCAAGCATTATATTTTCCTTCCAAGACTATCATTACAAAAATAGGTCTTGCATGATGAAACTTGGCCTAtaaatttgttgttgtttttctataGAATATACATGTTTCGGTTATGTCTGTCATATTTTTCCTGGTTATGTAGTTTCTTGACAGCCTCTTACTTTGATAATTGGGCAAGTAGAACTTTTGCAAATGCTACCAAGACACTGGTTTTGTCTGATCTTTCAAAAGCTGGTTTGAAAAAGGTAAATTTGGTTTATAGTTGTAGCTGTTATGTCTGTTAATCACAAATGAGCCAAGTAAACCACACGGATGGTGCCAAATTAAAACGCCAAAAATCTTTCGGGGGAGTTGAAACACGAATATTGGCGACctgtgtttgagtttttttgcaTGAAAGAAATGCAGCATATGTGCACTATGATGATGTTAAAGAAAGCACACTGCACATGTTATTCAGTCCATAtggatgtgtttgttgtgtaaaATTACCTTTATCTAACACTGGCCCAAAAATGGCCAGATTGTCATTGATCGTGGTGCAGTTCCAGCGTCGGCCTCGGAACTGATGCTGGCACTCCTGGATGCCAATCTTCACCCCCTCTGCCACACTGGGCATGATTTCCACGTAGTTCCGGCAGAAACGCAGCTGCTTAGGCACCAGACCCGGAATGCTGCCACAGAGGATGGGTTGAGTGCCCAGTGATGAGTACTGGTGGCCCACAGCTAGTGACCTAAAAGGTGAGGGGAAGTCACATTGTCAGTGCATTTTCATGATTGCagtttatctgtctgtctttatctatttatttaaaacCACAGAGGTAGAGTTGGTTGTCCTTCAACCACAAGATTGGCGGATTGATCCCTGACTCCTATCTGCATGTCGAAGTGTCATAAAGACAAAAGACATTGAACCCCAAGATGTTACCTGGGCCCTATGTGgttgtccactgctcctaatgttTAGGATTCAGGAGACTTCATTACATTGTACTGTATAATTGTAtgtgatgtataaaaaaagTGGAAGACTAATTTCCCTTTGCAGGTGCAGTGTAATTCCATGTCTgattttgattgtgtgtgtttatttgctgTATCAGATGCCACCATTAGGCATCCATTCTTTATCCCTTCAACTACCCTCTCTGCAAACACCTGCCCTTTGTATGTATTGAAATTGTAGCCCTGCTACCACAGAAGCAGCCAGTGTTGCTGTGTAAGATGAAAGTCCACAATGCATCTCGAGGTCTTCATAGACCTTAAGCTGACAACTTGGAAAACTACACCTTGTTATTAACTGTCCACACACTTAACAGGCCTTTGGCTTAGGGTAATAAGAGTGCAAACCCTACATTGAAACTTCAGAGAGTGTATTAAGTGTAACACAGAACAACCCCCTTCTTTTCCTTTGAGGAAGGTATTCTGGGATACAACAAGTGCAAACTTGGTTCACTGATTACATCTCTCCGTCTCGTTCTCTTTGTTGCTTTCTCTAcgtctttctgtctttattttctgtgtcCTGTCAATTAGGACTTTTAGTAACTAGTAATCATAGAAATGGGATATCCATTGTATCATTGCATAGTATGTAATTTAATCAATTTTGCTGTACTGTGCTTTTACATGACCATTTATCAGGATTGCCACATCACAGAAAGCCTTATTGGCTCATACTAAAAGTAGATAATTGGTTTAATTGGTTacgctctctctctatatatatatatatatatgttgtgcATGACCCGCTGACCTGAGCTGTTCAGTTTTTATTGAAATGTCACCAAAATCTATATTTTGACTACTTCATAATTTAATAGAACAGTTCCTATTATCTTTGACAAGCTTGTTGGAAATCCAGTCTACATGTCACTTCAACTGTCTATTAAAGAGTGAACACTGGCAGCAGTAATCTGCTGATCCTCCCCTGAGTGATGGGCTTGATAACAGTTACTGTAGCTGTTGCACAAAGGCGAAGCCAGATCAGTTGTGTAGTCTTTTGCCACTCAGTTAGCTCGCTGTCTGTTGACCCGTTCACTGTTGTTCAAGGACTAATCGGCGATCACATCAAGATTAGCAAAAGTCCTGACATTGGCCTCAGGCTTCTTTCTTTAAAAGCGCACAGCCCAAGAAAAGATCTCCTCAGCCAACTGACCCCTGCCTGACCATGATGGCAGCAAAACATGTTGACCTTGAATACCTCAATTATATGTTTAATTTAAAGGctgatttaatttttaatattacactttcattttgtctgttgtcaaGGTGTGTGTAAGCCATACACTGACCtgttaaagtaaagtaaacCACTGTTATTTCCCCCGAGCAAATGTCAGAGTTATGTGTCACACTGGTT
This is a stretch of genomic DNA from Sander vitreus isolate 19-12246 chromosome 12, sanVit1, whole genome shotgun sequence. It encodes these proteins:
- the wnt3a gene encoding LOW QUALITY PROTEIN: protein Wnt-3a (The sequence of the model RefSeq protein was modified relative to this genomic sequence to represent the inferred CDS: deleted 2 bases in 1 codon) → MSAHVGFCWRSFSETLRMIYLGCFLLLCGLTHVMASYPIWWSLAVGHQYSSLGTQPILCGSIPGLVPKQLRFCRNYVEIMPSVAEGVKIGIQECQHQFRGRRWNCTTINDNLAIFGPVLDKATRESAFVHAIASAGVAFAVTRACAEGSATICGCDTRHKGPPGEGWKWGGCSEDVEFGSMVSREFADARENRPDARSAMNRQNNEAGRMSLNDNMFLKCKCHGLSGSCEVKTCWWSQPDFRVIGDYMKDKYDSASEMVVEKHKESRGWVETLRPKYNYFKPPTERDLVYYESSPNFCDPNPETGSFGTRDRICNLTSHGIDGCDLLCCGRGHNTRTEKRKEKCHCIFHWCCYVSCQECVRVYDVHTCK